A stretch of the Malus sylvestris chromosome 10, drMalSylv7.2, whole genome shotgun sequence genome encodes the following:
- the LOC126585459 gene encoding UPF0481 protein At3g47200-like isoform X2, giving the protein MTSPSTSSSSLSTANNGGRDGDVVIQMASPDAINITQLTSSMEESLKSVEKTGWLLRPSAGTRSCCIFKVPQWLVEINSQTYHPHIVSIGPYHHGKPDLQMMQQHKWRYHRDLLARTPPTGPTLADYLQLVAFKEEDIRGCYSETLNLSKSELVQMMVLDGLFIIEIFFRVERLSERDPCVDPDDAIFNLNWVLPKLMLDLLRQENQIPFFVLEMLFNKSKPSRKDSDDSSVSKASLKFFNFAVAQRSDEDLKKYFNLKGVHLLDLLRLTFISDIPDPPQENHFESVELIRSVKKLHQAGIKFKKGAATSFKDIRFCNGVLEVPQITVDDFRVHLLLNFVAFEQCYNHCHKHITTFAVFMNCLIGTPADTTFLCDRNIIENYLGSDEEVTHFFKNLGKDAAFDINASYLLQLFKDVNEHCKNVWNVQWAGFMLTYFDTPWSFMSASAVLIALILTGIQTYLAIHASGGSRGNGGGR; this is encoded by the coding sequence ATGACCTCACCATCAACATCAAGCTCAAGTTTATCAACAGCAAACAATGGAGGTAGAGACGGGGATGTGGTCATTCAAATGGCATCCCCGGACGCCATTAATATAACTCAGCTGACGTCGTCAATGGAGGAAAGTCTCAAGTCAGTCGAGAAAACAGGTTGGCTACTTCGCCCATCAGCTGGTACGAGATCTTGCTGCATCTTCAAAGTACCCCAATGGTTGGTCGAAATCAACAGCCAGACCTACCACCCGCATATAGTCTCCATCGGTCCATATCACCACGGCAAGCCAGATCTACAGATGATGCAGCAACACAAATGGAGATATCATCGCGACTTACTTGCTCGAACACCACCAACTGGCCCCACACTTGCTGATTACTTGCAGCTTGTAGCTTTTAAGGAGGAAGACATACGAGGGTGCTATTCTGAGACCCTCAACTTGAGCAAAAGCGAGCTCGTTCAGATGATGGTACTAGACGGTCTCTTCATTATCGAAATCTTCTTCAGAGTTGAACGTTTATCAGAAAGAGATCCATGCGTTGATCCGGACGATGCCATCTTTAACTTGAATTGGGTACTGCCTAAGCTCATGCTAGACCTTCTTCGGCAAGAGAACCAAATTCCTTTCTTCGTTCTCGAAATGTTATTTAATAAATCGAAACcttcaagaaaggattctgATGACTCATCCGTTAGCAAGGCTTCTTTGAAATTCTTCAATTTCGCAGTGGCACAAAGATCTgatgaagacttgaagaaatattttaatctaaaagGAGTACATCTGCTCGATTTACTTCGCTTGACTTTTATCTCCGATATTCCTGATCCTCCTCAAGAAAATCATTTTGAGTCAGTTGAATTGATCCGATCAGTGAAAAAGCTTCATCAAGCGGGAATTAAGTTTAAGAAAGGGGCAGCGACCAGCTTCAAAGATATCAGATTCTGCAACGGAGTGCTAGAAGTTCCGCAGATAACAGTGGACGATTTCCGTGTCCATCTACTCCTGAATTTCGTTGCATTTGAACAATGTTATAATCATTGCCACAAGCACATAACCACTTTTGCTGTATTCATGAACTGCCTCATCGGCACGCCTGCGGATACAACCTTCCTCTGTGACAGGAACATTATCGAGAATTATCTTGGATCCGATGAGGAGGTTACTCATTTCTTCAAAAATCTTGGCAAAGATGCGGCTTTCGACATCAATGCGAGTTACTTGCTGCAATTATTCAAGGATGTGAATGAGCACTGCAAGAATGTTTGGAACGTGCAATGGGCAGGTTTTATGTTGACGTATTTTGATACCCCTTGGTCCTTTATGTCTGCCTCAGCCGTTTTAATTGCCTTAATACTCACCGGAATCCAAACCTATTTAGCCATACATGCATCTGGCGGTTCACGGGGGAATGGCGGAGGGCGGTAG
- the LOC126585459 gene encoding UPF0481 protein At3g47200-like isoform X1, translated as MTSPSTSSSSLSTANNGGRDGDVVIQMASPDAINITQLTSSMEESLKSVEKTGWLLRPSAGTRSCCIFKVPQWLVEINSQTYHPHIVSIGPYHHGKPDLQMMQQHKWRYHRDLLARTPPTGPTLADYLQLVAFKEEDIRGCYSETLNLSKSELVQMMVLDGLFIIEIFFRVERLSERDPCVDPDDAIFNLNWVLPKLMLDLLRQENQIPFFVLEMLFNKSKPSRKDSDDSSVSKASLKFFNFAVAQRSDEDLKKYFNLKGVHLLDLLRLTFISDIPDPPQENHFESVELIRSVKKLHQAGIKFKKGAATSFKDIRFCNGVLEVPQITVDDFRVHLLLNFVAFEQCYNHCHKHITTFAVFMNCLIGTPADTTFLCDRNIIENYLGSDEEVTHFFKNLGKDAAFDINASYLLQLFKDVNEHCKNVWNVQWAGFMLTYFDTPWSFMSASVVLIALLLNAIQAVLAIYASDGPEGHGGGR; from the coding sequence ATGACCTCACCATCAACATCAAGCTCAAGTTTATCAACAGCAAACAATGGAGGTAGAGACGGGGATGTGGTCATTCAAATGGCATCCCCGGACGCCATTAATATAACTCAGCTGACGTCGTCAATGGAGGAAAGTCTCAAGTCAGTCGAGAAAACAGGTTGGCTACTTCGCCCATCAGCTGGTACGAGATCTTGCTGCATCTTCAAAGTACCCCAATGGTTGGTCGAAATCAACAGCCAGACCTACCACCCGCATATAGTCTCCATCGGTCCATATCACCACGGCAAGCCAGATCTACAGATGATGCAGCAACACAAATGGAGATATCATCGCGACTTACTTGCTCGAACACCACCAACTGGCCCCACACTTGCTGATTACTTGCAGCTTGTAGCTTTTAAGGAGGAAGACATACGAGGGTGCTATTCTGAGACCCTCAACTTGAGCAAAAGCGAGCTCGTTCAGATGATGGTACTAGACGGTCTCTTCATTATCGAAATCTTCTTCAGAGTTGAACGTTTATCAGAAAGAGATCCATGCGTTGATCCGGACGATGCCATCTTTAACTTGAATTGGGTACTGCCTAAGCTCATGCTAGACCTTCTTCGGCAAGAGAACCAAATTCCTTTCTTCGTTCTCGAAATGTTATTTAATAAATCGAAACcttcaagaaaggattctgATGACTCATCCGTTAGCAAGGCTTCTTTGAAATTCTTCAATTTCGCAGTGGCACAAAGATCTgatgaagacttgaagaaatattttaatctaaaagGAGTACATCTGCTCGATTTACTTCGCTTGACTTTTATCTCCGATATTCCTGATCCTCCTCAAGAAAATCATTTTGAGTCAGTTGAATTGATCCGATCAGTGAAAAAGCTTCATCAAGCGGGAATTAAGTTTAAGAAAGGGGCAGCGACCAGCTTCAAAGATATCAGATTCTGCAACGGAGTGCTAGAAGTTCCGCAGATAACAGTGGACGATTTCCGTGTCCATCTACTCCTGAATTTCGTTGCATTTGAACAATGTTATAATCATTGCCACAAGCACATAACCACTTTTGCTGTATTCATGAACTGCCTCATCGGCACGCCTGCGGATACAACCTTCCTCTGTGACAGGAACATTATCGAGAATTATCTTGGATCCGATGAGGAGGTTACTCATTTCTTCAAAAATCTTGGCAAAGATGCGGCTTTCGACATCAATGCGAGTTACTTGCTGCAATTATTCAAGGATGTGAATGAGCACTGCAAGAATGTTTGGAACGTGCAATGGGCAGGTTTTATGTTGACGTATTTTGATACCCCTTG